A single region of the Montipora capricornis isolate CH-2021 chromosome 13, ASM3666992v2, whole genome shotgun sequence genome encodes:
- the LOC138030558 gene encoding uncharacterized protein: MKEQGKGNVDVQSLVERPQVYILARCGSSEAEQIAYINTRKVCLEGLKNKVVTSNGIQITDVMRLFHGDGPQQEFESGEQKGGNAGCSGCSGDARKYKYLSVSLSKPFLSLMDRLRKVLQGPAGRNKRNGGLKPFKNLRLEELREECQARGLPTDGKKKDIEETLREEMGGIQRVPAMMFFDQERTLEEINLGNYEVLPTEPLHDVKEHICNVLTELPAHLEREECVHFESIIECTFAGKEKLRGCDYRLAAVIVAQYLRGKVRAKVQSLLDSLTELSRLLYLSAQSRSPRLVLRLHNTAFLHAMLCKDIIGQPEILTTRKFYGRYWHSLTAHAAKQNRIISGKSANTEEEERHFNTLQGITKLTNRRPGDVITPSLVRLQAEQHMAETRQGNAVKAQESQISKYYKALPPFPNTIIPNQYIVRNPKEYQAHLQSISDFLICGEGVWWQQIASGVEFRDGPDELNFRPEGPPLHHFRSSSLALEEKHLNQCWEICLADEAIRIPHRVIRLYGDNGDCIQVIHTDFLDDDNEGSSDEENENADNIKTSTSNEQCELEHWADDTEEQAESVELTAMDNGTFHALNKGPSVCYDSNDEDGGAGTQGLQITNVSSLSTPDEHQSLQKSSSGLHNVPSRNDTVITSTPECKQSDKQLATKLCKNIAKILGETDDVYRLDKAREDQKSHPASPFYNEKYQNLLSVMQTKILTKQTSLKKEHSNWEKEYCLKHDFHEPNLNDVKKDKKQYSVYKKIILCDELLKYWGVTVHLY, from the exons atgaaagagcaaggaaaaggaaatGTTGATGTACAGTCACTTGTAGAACGGCCGCAAGTTTACATCCTGGCAAGATGTGGGTCATCAGAAGCTGAACAAATTGCATATATAAATACCAGAAAGGTATGTTTGGAAGGCTTGAAAAACAAAGTGGTGACATCAAATGGCATTCAAATTACAGATGTCATGAGGCTTTTTCATGGTGATGGTCCACAGCAGGAATTTGAGAGTGGTGAACAGAAGGGTGGTAATGCTGGCTGTTCAGGCTGCAGTGGTGATGCTAGAAAGTACAAGTATTTGTCTGTTTCACTTTCTAAACCATTCTTATCTTTAATGGACCGTTTGAGGAAAGTTCTTCAAGGGCCTGCAGGCAGAAATAAGAGAAATGGGGGCCTCAAGCCTTTCAAAAATCTACGCCTGGAAGAGTTAAGAGAGGAATGCCAAGCAAGGGGGTTACCTACAGATGGCAAGAAGAAGGATATTGAAGAGACCTTGAGAGAGGAAATGGGGGGAATTCAAAGGGTGCCAGCTATGATGTTCTTTGATCAGGAAAGGACACTGGAGGAAATCAATTTGG GAAACTATGAAGTCTTACCAACAGAACCTCTTCATGATGTTAAAGAGCATATCTGTAATGTCCTCACTGAACTTCCAGCCCACCTTGAGAGAGAAGAATGTGTTCACTTTGAAAGCATCATTGAGTGCACCTTTGCTGGTAAAGAGAAACTCCGTGGCTGTGATTATCGCCTTGCAGCTGTCATTGTGGCTCAATATCTGAGAG gAAAGGTTAGAGCGAAAGTGCAGTCCTTGCTGGATTCCCTGACTGAGCTCAGTAGGCTCCTTTACCTGTCCGCTCAGTCTCGCTCACCAAGACTTGTGCTACGTTTGCACAACACAGCATTTTTACATGCCATGCTTTGTAAGGATATCATTGGCCAACCTGAAATTCTGACCACCCGCAAGTTTTATGGAAGGTACTGGCATTCCCTAACAGCACATGCTGCTAAACAAAACAGAATAATTTCAGGAAAGTCAGCCAAcacagaagaagaagagagacaTTTCAACACTCTGCAAGGCATCACGAAATTAACAAACAGAAGACCTGGTGATGTCATTACACCTAGTCTTGTCCGCCTTCAAGCTGAACAACACATGGCAGAAACCAGGCAGGGAAATGCAGTGAAAGCCCAAGAGTCCCAAATCTCGAAATACTATAAGGCATTACCACCATTTCCCAACACAATCATACCAAATCAGTATATTGTGAGAAATCCTAAAGAATACCAGGCTCACCTCCAGAGCATAAGTGATTTCCTTATCTGTGGTGAAGGTGTTTGGTGGCAGCAAATTGCCTCTGGAGTGGAGTTTCGGGATGGTCCAGATGAACTGAATTTCAGACCTGAAGGTCCACCTCTCCACCATTTCAGGTCAAGCAGCCTGGCATTAGAAGAGAAACACCTCAATCAATGTTGGGAAATCTGCCTAGCTGATGAAGCAATCAGAATTCCTCATAGAGTCATCAGATTGTATGGAGATAATGGTGACTGTATTCAAGTGATCCACACAGACTTTCTGGATGATGACAATGAAGGCAGCAGtgatgaagaaaatgaaaatgcagACAACATCAAAACATCTACAAGCAATGAACAATGTGAACTTGAGCACTGGGCTGATGATACTGAAGAGCAAGCTGAGAGTGTGGAATTAACTGCAATGGACAATGGAACCTTTCATGCTTTGAATAAAGGACCTAGTGTATGTTATGATTCTAACGATGAAGATGGTGGTGCTGGTACTCAGGGACTCCAAATAACAAACGTCTCCTCACTCTCCACTCCAGATGAACACCAGTCTCTTCAGAAGAGCAGTTCTGGGCTCCATAATGTTCCATCAAGAAATGATACTGTCATCACATCTACCCCTGAATGCAAACAGTCCGATAAGCAACTTGCCACAAAGCTTTgcaaaaacattgcaaaaattTTGGGGGAGACGGATGATGTCTACAGGTTGGATAAAGCAAGAGAAGATCAGAAAAGTCACCCAGCAAGTCCTTTTTACAATGAGAAGTATCAAAACCTCCTTTCAGTGATGCAGACAAAGAtattaacaaaacaaacatCACTAAAAAAAGAACATAGCAACTGGGAAAAGGAATACTGTCTTAAGCATGACTTCCATGAACCGAATTTGAATGATGTGAAAAAAGACAAGAAACAATACTCTGTctacaagaaaataattttgtgCGATGAACTTCTGAAATATTGGGGAGTCACTGTTCATTTGTACTGA